One genomic segment of Stigmatopora argus isolate UIUO_Sarg chromosome 1, RoL_Sarg_1.0, whole genome shotgun sequence includes these proteins:
- the tmco4 gene encoding transmembrane and coiled-coil domain-containing protein 4 isoform X1 — protein sequence MEEKHSKTDTSFTPDPGGAKAIKDSSYDQNPEETISRQMSEQGRFAYAALCGVSLGHLFTGNGNSAFREQYLKGLVGWLDLDESVMPVMGAFLSGLGIEGSDTFLSILRAEPLMATGATPIIQDLVSFSVKDGHYDARSRVLIRHVSFLLRVSPQELEDFEETLSEKLTEGGEESEEESSRRRKRERGRKLRRYLLVGLATVGGGTLIGVTGGLAAPLVAAGAGAVLGAGGAAALGSATGIAIMASLFGAAGAGLTGYKMNKCVGAIEEFEFLPLSSGKHLHLTVTVTGWLCTGKYSSFQAPWCSLGVRGEQYCLVWESRFLRDLGSAMTSLLDGLVSMMAQEALKYTVLSGIVTALTWPASLLAAASVIDNPWCVCLNRSAEVGKHLAQVLRSRQQGKRPVSLIGFSLGARVIYFCLQELANEEGSEGVVEDVVLLGAPVDGSDKAWERITRVVAGKIVNGYCRGDWLLGFLYRSSAAQLCVAGLQPINIKDRRVINVDLSSLVKGHLDYMHQMDTILVAVGVPTKEVPRSSFVLPQPVTLANGPTDNHHQSQIKHPLRETQSSVLETFTADISEESTRTTEMADGWDVPDISDLLDALNSDDNESKTPPRTGNNVPAPYENATDDRPVFNESGDEHVSWNWEDTHWTAEHGHKQT from the exons ATGGAGGAAAAACACAGCAAAACGGACACTAGTTTTACCCCTG ATCCAGGGGGTGCAAAAGCAATAAAAGATTCGTCCTATGACCAAAACCCTGAGGAAACTATCAGTAGACAGATGAGTGAACAGGGCCGATTTGCCTATGCTGCCTTGTGTGGTGTGTCACTGGGACATTTATTTACTGGGAATGGAAACAG TGCATTTAGGGAACAGTACCTGAAGGGTTTAGTCGGATGGCTGGACCTAGATGAATCTGTGATGCCCGTCATGGGGGCCTTCCTATCAGGCCTGGGAATCGAGGGCTCTGACACCTTTCTATCCATCCTGCGAGCTGAACCACTGATGGCTACTGGAGCCACCCCCATCATACAG GACCTCGTGTCTTTCTCTGTCAAAGATG GCCACTATGATGCCAGATCAAGGGTGCTAATTCGACACGTCAGCTTTTTGCTCCGAGTATCTCCGCAAGAGCTGGAAGACTTTGAGGAGACGCTTAGTGAGAAGCTGACGGAAGGAGGAGAAGAGAGCGA GGAGGAGTCATCCAGGCGACGGAAGAGAGAAAGGGGTCGGAAATTAAGACGCTACCTCCTCGTTGGACTCGCAACTGTTGGTGGTGGAACTTTGATTG GTGTGACTGGTGGGCTGGCGGCCCCTTTAGTGGCAGCAGGGGCCGGCGCTGTGCTGGGGGCCGGTGGGGCCGCTGCTCTGGGGTCAGCCACTGGCATCGCAATCATGGCCTCCCTGTTTGGGGCAGCTGGAGCCGGGCTTACCG GTTACAAGATGAATAAGTGTGTCGGTGCAATCGAAGAGTTTGAATTCTTGCCGCTCAGTTCTGGAAAGCATCTTCACCTTACCGTAACAGTGACAGGGTGGCTCTGCACTGGTAAATACA GCTCATTCCAGGCCCCTTGGTGTAGCCTGGGAGTGCGTGGGGAGCAGTACTGTTTGGTGTGGGAGTCACGTTTCCTCAGAGATCTGGGCTCGGCCATGACCTCTCTTTTAGATGGGCTGGTCAGCATGATGGCTCAGGAGGCCCTGAAGTACACAGTTCTCTCAG GTATCGTAACGGCTCTGACATGGCCTGCCTCTTTACTGGCTGCCGCCAGCGTCATCGACAATCCATGGTGTGTTTGTCTGAACCGCTCAGCTGAGGTGGGAAAACACCTTGCTCAAGTTCTAAGAAGCAGACAGCAG GGGAAGCGGCCAGTCAGTCTTATAGGTTTCAGTCTCGGCGCTAGAGTCATCTACTTCTGTCTTCAGGAGCTTGCTAATGAGGAAG GTAGTGAAGGTGTTGTGGAAGATGTGGTTCTGCTGGGAGCTCCAGTGGATGGCTCGGACAAGGCGTGGGAGAGAATCACCAGGGTAGTGGCTGGGAAAATAGTCAATGGATACTGCAG GGGGGATTGGCTCCTTGGTTTCTTGTACCGAAGCTCAGCTGCCCAGCTCTGCGTTGCTGGGCTACAACCAATTAACATTAAGGATCGTCGTGTTATCAACGTAGACCTTTCCTCTCTG GTGAAAGGTCATTTAGACTACATGCATCAAATGGACACCATCTTGGTGGCAGTGGGAGTTCCCACCAAAGAGGTCCCACGATCCTCCTTTGTACTTCCACAACCCGTAACTCTTGCAAATGGCCCAACAGACAATCATCACCAATCTCAAATAAAGCACCCCTTGCGGGAAACACAAAGTTCCGTCCTGGAGACTTTTACGGCAGACATTAGTGAGGAATCGACAAGGACTACGGAGATGGCCGATGGCTGGGATGTCCCTGATATCTCAGACCTTTTGGATGCTCTCAATAGTGACGATAACGAGTCCAAAACTCCACCCAGAACAGGGAACAATGTACCTGCCCCTTACGAGAATGCCACTGACGATAGACCTGTTTTTAATGAGAGTGGTGATGAACATGTGTCTTGGAACTGGGAAGATACACACTGGACTGCTGAGCACGGCCACAAACAAACCTGA
- the tmco4 gene encoding transmembrane and coiled-coil domain-containing protein 4 isoform X2 has translation MSEQGRFAYAALCGVSLGHLFTGNGNSAFREQYLKGLVGWLDLDESVMPVMGAFLSGLGIEGSDTFLSILRAEPLMATGATPIIQDLVSFSVKDGHYDARSRVLIRHVSFLLRVSPQELEDFEETLSEKLTEGGEESEEESSRRRKRERGRKLRRYLLVGLATVGGGTLIGVTGGLAAPLVAAGAGAVLGAGGAAALGSATGIAIMASLFGAAGAGLTGYKMNKCVGAIEEFEFLPLSSGKHLHLTVTVTGWLCTGKYSSFQAPWCSLGVRGEQYCLVWESRFLRDLGSAMTSLLDGLVSMMAQEALKYTVLSGIVTALTWPASLLAAASVIDNPWCVCLNRSAEVGKHLAQVLRSRQQGKRPVSLIGFSLGARVIYFCLQELANEEGSEGVVEDVVLLGAPVDGSDKAWERITRVVAGKIVNGYCRGDWLLGFLYRSSAAQLCVAGLQPINIKDRRVINVDLSSLVKGHLDYMHQMDTILVAVGVPTKEVPRSSFVLPQPVTLANGPTDNHHQSQIKHPLRETQSSVLETFTADISEESTRTTEMADGWDVPDISDLLDALNSDDNESKTPPRTGNNVPAPYENATDDRPVFNESGDEHVSWNWEDTHWTAEHGHKQT, from the exons ATGAGTGAACAGGGCCGATTTGCCTATGCTGCCTTGTGTGGTGTGTCACTGGGACATTTATTTACTGGGAATGGAAACAG TGCATTTAGGGAACAGTACCTGAAGGGTTTAGTCGGATGGCTGGACCTAGATGAATCTGTGATGCCCGTCATGGGGGCCTTCCTATCAGGCCTGGGAATCGAGGGCTCTGACACCTTTCTATCCATCCTGCGAGCTGAACCACTGATGGCTACTGGAGCCACCCCCATCATACAG GACCTCGTGTCTTTCTCTGTCAAAGATG GCCACTATGATGCCAGATCAAGGGTGCTAATTCGACACGTCAGCTTTTTGCTCCGAGTATCTCCGCAAGAGCTGGAAGACTTTGAGGAGACGCTTAGTGAGAAGCTGACGGAAGGAGGAGAAGAGAGCGA GGAGGAGTCATCCAGGCGACGGAAGAGAGAAAGGGGTCGGAAATTAAGACGCTACCTCCTCGTTGGACTCGCAACTGTTGGTGGTGGAACTTTGATTG GTGTGACTGGTGGGCTGGCGGCCCCTTTAGTGGCAGCAGGGGCCGGCGCTGTGCTGGGGGCCGGTGGGGCCGCTGCTCTGGGGTCAGCCACTGGCATCGCAATCATGGCCTCCCTGTTTGGGGCAGCTGGAGCCGGGCTTACCG GTTACAAGATGAATAAGTGTGTCGGTGCAATCGAAGAGTTTGAATTCTTGCCGCTCAGTTCTGGAAAGCATCTTCACCTTACCGTAACAGTGACAGGGTGGCTCTGCACTGGTAAATACA GCTCATTCCAGGCCCCTTGGTGTAGCCTGGGAGTGCGTGGGGAGCAGTACTGTTTGGTGTGGGAGTCACGTTTCCTCAGAGATCTGGGCTCGGCCATGACCTCTCTTTTAGATGGGCTGGTCAGCATGATGGCTCAGGAGGCCCTGAAGTACACAGTTCTCTCAG GTATCGTAACGGCTCTGACATGGCCTGCCTCTTTACTGGCTGCCGCCAGCGTCATCGACAATCCATGGTGTGTTTGTCTGAACCGCTCAGCTGAGGTGGGAAAACACCTTGCTCAAGTTCTAAGAAGCAGACAGCAG GGGAAGCGGCCAGTCAGTCTTATAGGTTTCAGTCTCGGCGCTAGAGTCATCTACTTCTGTCTTCAGGAGCTTGCTAATGAGGAAG GTAGTGAAGGTGTTGTGGAAGATGTGGTTCTGCTGGGAGCTCCAGTGGATGGCTCGGACAAGGCGTGGGAGAGAATCACCAGGGTAGTGGCTGGGAAAATAGTCAATGGATACTGCAG GGGGGATTGGCTCCTTGGTTTCTTGTACCGAAGCTCAGCTGCCCAGCTCTGCGTTGCTGGGCTACAACCAATTAACATTAAGGATCGTCGTGTTATCAACGTAGACCTTTCCTCTCTG GTGAAAGGTCATTTAGACTACATGCATCAAATGGACACCATCTTGGTGGCAGTGGGAGTTCCCACCAAAGAGGTCCCACGATCCTCCTTTGTACTTCCACAACCCGTAACTCTTGCAAATGGCCCAACAGACAATCATCACCAATCTCAAATAAAGCACCCCTTGCGGGAAACACAAAGTTCCGTCCTGGAGACTTTTACGGCAGACATTAGTGAGGAATCGACAAGGACTACGGAGATGGCCGATGGCTGGGATGTCCCTGATATCTCAGACCTTTTGGATGCTCTCAATAGTGACGATAACGAGTCCAAAACTCCACCCAGAACAGGGAACAATGTACCTGCCCCTTACGAGAATGCCACTGACGATAGACCTGTTTTTAATGAGAGTGGTGATGAACATGTGTCTTGGAACTGGGAAGATACACACTGGACTGCTGAGCACGGCCACAAACAAACCTGA
- the htr6 gene encoding 5-hydroxytryptamine receptor 6, whose amino-acid sequence MSESDSFRSYNSSFPITSTWSISGAGPWLLAFLLTIIILATACGNVLLIVLIFAHRSLRCTSNCFLVSLFLSDLMVALVVMPPAMLNVLCGAWVLWPAFCPVWLCFDVMCCSASILNLCVISLDRYLFIISPLRYKQRMTLPRALLLVGAAWGLAALASFLPIEMKWHSLGTDNSSRSDLLYPASDFHLQGVGFQCRLNVTLPFALVATLLTFFLPSSAICFTYCRILLAARRQAKRVAALSHPPHPHPSLGEPSWPPSLGDGAHQDRDDCSHQDAPVPHNLPPSVNSERHLAHRQGRRALKASLTLGVLLGLFFFTWLPFFITNMAEAVCDCVPLALFDAITWLGYCNSTMNPIIYPLFMRDFKRALGKILPCSSSRVPRQPSTALSLSLRNSGEPNISSDPPSPRASDTTPPPATATDAVNLLDAEQAEIELPFLLPNQVATQGLNG is encoded by the exons ATGTCTGAGTCAGACTCATTCAGAAGCTACAACAGTAGTTTCCCCATCACCAGCACTTGGAGCATCAGCGGCGCTGGTCCCTGGCTGCTAGCCTTCCTCTTGACCATCATCATCCTCGCCACCGCGTGCGGCAACGTGTTGCTCATCGTGTTGATTTTTGCCCACCGATCATTGCGGTGCACCTCCAACTGCTTTTTGGTGTCCCTCTTTCTATCGGACCTCATGGTGGCTCTGGTGGTCATGCCGCCCGCCATGCTCAACGTGTTGTGCGGGGCCTGGGTGCTGTGGCCGGCCTTTTGCCCCGTCTGGCTCTGCTTTGACGTCATGTGCTGCAGCGCCTCCATTCTTAACCTGTGCGTGATCAGTCTGGATCGCTACCTTTTCATTATCTCGCCACTGCGCTACAAGCAGAGGATGACCCTGCCCCGGGCGCTGTTACTGGTCGGAGCTGCCTGGGGGCTGGCGGCGCTTGCTTCGTTTCTACCCATCGAGATGAAGTGGCACAGTTTAGGCACCGACAACAGCTCCCGTTCGGATTTGCTGTATCCAGCGTCCGATTTCCATCTCCAAGGCGTTGGCTTTCAGTGCCGGCTGAATGTCACCTTGCCCTTCGCCCTGGTGGCAACTTTGCTCACCTTCTTTTTACCCTCTAGTGCCATATGCTTCACCTACTGTCGAATCCTTCTGGCAGCTCGTAGACAAGCCAAAAGGGTCGCGGCCCTGAGTCACCCACCGCACCCGCATCCATCACTCGGGGAACCGTCTTGGCCTCCTTCGCTTGGGGATGGAGCCCACCAAGACAGAGATGATTGCAGTCACCAGGATGCCCCAGTACCACATAATTTACCG CCATCAGTAAACAGTGAGCGTCACCTAGCTCATAGACAAGGACGGAGGGCACTGAAGGCCAGTTTGACGCTTGGAGTTCTCCTGGGACTCTTCTTCTTCACTTGGCTACCTTTTTTCATCACTAACATGGCCGAG GCAGTTTGCGACTGTGTCCCCCTGGCGCTCTTCGACGCTATTACATGGCTGGGCTACTGCAACAGCACCATGAATCCCATCATCTACCCTCTCTTCATGAGGGACTTTAAGCGAGCGCTTGGGAAAATCTTGCCCTGCTCCTCCTCACGAGTGCCAAGACAACCCTCGACTGCACTCTCCCTGTCCCTGCGCAACTCAGGAGAACCCAACATCTCCAGCGATCCCCCGTCCCCTCGGGCTTCTGACACAACCCCTCCACCTGCCACCGCCACCGATGCCGTGAATTTGCTGGATGCTGAGCAAGCTGAAATTGAACTGCCTTTTCTTCTCCCTAATCAGGTAGCCACGCAAGGACTCAATGGGTGA
- the micos10 gene encoding MICOS complex subunit MIC10, translated as MSEKELGKKWDRCLADGVIKLGTGLGLGIVFSVIFFKRHTWPITLGSGMGLGMAYANCQNDLRLPYLLPKKEQ; from the exons ATGTCTGAGAAAGAGCTGGGAAAAAAGTGGGACCGATGCCTCGCAGATGGCGTCATCAAGCTTG GCACAGGTCTGGGCTTAGGAATAGTGTTTTCTGTCATCTTCTTCAAAA GGCACACATGGCCCATTACGCTCGGCTCAGGGATGGGCCTCGGCATGGCATATGCCAACTGTCAAAATGACTTGAGGTTACCTTACTTGCTGCCTAAAAAG GAGCAGTAG
- the sike1 gene encoding suppressor of IKBKE 1, translating to MACTLEKVLGDARTLLERLKDHDTAAEGLIEQSGALSQRVQTMKEVGNALPDKHSDDTSEFQEMIKYKPHVLLTQENTQIKELQQENKELWLSLEEHQYTLELIMGRYRKQMLQMMMAKEEMDTQPVLTLHEDHAKEVQTKVERICEMGQVMRRAVQVDDQRYCSIREKLAQLEIENKELRDLLAISKESVAAARQESTQLATATHKNPPQLESND from the exons ATGGCCTGCACTTTAGAGAAAGTATTGGGAGATGCACGGACTCTGCTGGAGAGGTTAAAAGACCACGACACGGCCGCTGAGGGTCTCATCGAGCAGTCCGGGGCTCTCAGTCAGAGGGTCCAGACCATGAAAGAGGTGGGAAATGCTCTTCCAGACAAG CATTCAGATGACACTTCAGAGTTCCAAGAGATGATCAAGTACAAACCTCATGTCCTTTTGACTCAAGAGAACACTCAAATCAAAGAACTTCAGCAAGAAAataaag AGCTGTGGTTGTCTCTTGAAGAGCATCAATATACGTTAGAGTTGATAATGGGTCGTTACCGAAAGCAGATGCTCCAGATGATGATGGCGAAGGAGGAGATGGACACACAGCCTGTTCTTACACTGCACGAGGACCACGCAAAA GAAGTGCAGACCAAGGTGGAGCGAATATGCGAAATGGGCCAGGTCATGAGACGGGCCGTGCAGGTGGATGATCAGCGCTATTGTTCTATTCGAGAGAAGCTTGCCCAGCTCGAG ATTGAGAATAAGGAGCTACGAGACCTTCTGGCTATCAGCAAAGAATCCGTGGCAGCAGCAAGGCAGGAAAGCACGCAGCTTGCAACAGCAACACACAAAAACCCACCCCAGCTAGAGTCCAACGATTAA